One region of Microbacterium sufflavum genomic DNA includes:
- the mfd gene encoding transcription-repair coupling factor — protein MTVPGILRALEEASLFRDALAWAHTDADLGLVDGLDAPTLAGLLAKRAAAGHPAALLAVVPTGRRAETLAAAMSAYVPDAEVLTFPAWETLPHERLSPSPDTVGQRLQTLRRIAEWSGDHPLVVVASVRAALQPIAGNLGEIAPLDLAVGSRGHELDHVAEQLVERAYSRVDMVSRRGEFAVRGGILDVFPPTSEHPYRVEFFGDEIDQIRAFSVADQRSLPGDVPAVDLPPSRELLLTADVRDRARALIGGFPAIAGMLEKMAEGIPVEGMESLLPAVAGPLKSLVEYLPPGSATAVVDPERATARAITLGDTNREFLDAAWSAATSGASAPIDLGAGDFLTVADLRDVVRDRGGVWWRLSPFGIGDADPESVEASAVIPSFHGNVDGAIAFVDAKVADGWRVVVIATGHGLVDRARDVLSDRGIAARAVESLTEAPDPGVATLVTGAVEAGFQVPEAKLAVLTDNEFYGRTIGGDQRVVKKLASRRKNVVDPLQLKQGDFVVHATHGIGRFVEMTQREVSTGGRHAAKSVRDYLVLEYAPSKRGYPGDKLFVPTDQLDLLSKYVGGEAPTLSKMGGSDWAQAKGKARKAVRDIAVELVKLYSARMSAKGHAFGPDTPWQRELEEAFPFAETHDQLQTIDEIKADMERPIPMDRLLSGDVGFGKTEVAVRAAFKAIQDGKQVAMLVPTTLLVKQHLETFTERFAGFPVKVRPLSRFQTDKEAKLTLQGLLDGTVDMVIGTHRILTDQVMFKDLGLMIIDEEQRFGVEHKDALKKMKTNVDILAMSATPIPRTLEMAVTGIREMSTLATPPEDRHPILSFVGPRSDKQIAAAIRREILREGQVFFVHNRVQSIQRIAAQLAELVPEARIAVAHGQMGEHALEQVVDDFWERKFDVLVSTTIIETGLDISNANTIIIDRADKYGLSQLHQLRGRVGRGRERAYAYFLYDDLKPLSETAADRLQTIAVNNDLGSGMQVALKDLELRGAGNLLGAEQAGHIAGVGFDLYLRMIGEAVATFRGEEVETGQELRLELPLDARIPEDYIDSERLRLEAYQKLSAASAATAKDDAIDLVQEELIDRYGTPPEEVAGLFAIARLRRRAARAGLTDVVAMGSNLRIAPARLEDSIKVRLQRLYPKAKLVAGGEALVVPMPTVAAAVGVGVEPLPDAQLLEWVGQLFTAIFPEPATTP, from the coding sequence GTGACTGTTCCGGGGATTCTGCGCGCCTTGGAAGAGGCGTCTCTGTTTCGTGACGCTCTCGCCTGGGCGCATACCGACGCCGACCTCGGACTGGTCGACGGCCTCGATGCGCCCACGCTCGCCGGGCTCCTCGCCAAGCGCGCCGCGGCCGGGCACCCCGCCGCGTTGCTCGCCGTGGTGCCGACCGGGCGCCGGGCCGAGACGCTCGCCGCGGCGATGTCGGCCTACGTGCCCGATGCCGAGGTGCTCACGTTCCCGGCGTGGGAGACCCTGCCGCACGAGCGGCTGAGCCCGAGCCCCGACACCGTCGGGCAGCGCCTGCAGACCCTGCGCCGCATCGCCGAGTGGTCGGGCGACCACCCCCTCGTGGTCGTCGCCTCCGTGCGCGCCGCGCTGCAGCCGATCGCCGGCAACCTGGGCGAGATCGCCCCGCTCGACCTCGCCGTCGGCAGCCGGGGGCACGAGCTCGACCACGTCGCGGAGCAGCTGGTCGAACGCGCATACTCCCGCGTGGACATGGTGTCGCGGCGCGGTGAGTTCGCCGTGCGCGGCGGCATCCTCGACGTGTTCCCTCCCACGTCGGAGCACCCCTACCGCGTGGAGTTCTTCGGCGACGAGATCGACCAGATCCGGGCGTTCTCCGTGGCCGATCAGCGCTCGCTCCCCGGCGACGTCCCCGCGGTCGACCTGCCGCCCAGCCGCGAGCTGCTGCTCACCGCCGACGTGCGCGACAGGGCGCGCGCGCTGATCGGCGGGTTCCCGGCCATCGCGGGCATGCTCGAGAAGATGGCCGAGGGCATCCCGGTCGAGGGCATGGAGTCGCTGCTGCCCGCCGTGGCCGGTCCGCTGAAGTCGCTCGTGGAGTACCTGCCGCCCGGCAGCGCGACCGCGGTGGTCGACCCCGAGCGGGCGACCGCGCGGGCGATCACCCTCGGCGACACGAACCGCGAGTTCCTCGACGCCGCGTGGAGCGCGGCGACCTCCGGGGCCTCGGCTCCCATCGACCTCGGCGCGGGCGACTTCCTCACGGTCGCCGACCTGCGCGACGTGGTGCGCGACCGCGGCGGCGTGTGGTGGCGGCTCAGCCCGTTCGGCATCGGCGACGCCGACCCGGAGAGCGTCGAGGCGTCGGCGGTCATCCCGTCGTTCCACGGCAACGTCGACGGGGCGATCGCCTTCGTCGACGCGAAGGTCGCCGACGGGTGGCGCGTCGTGGTGATCGCGACGGGACACGGGCTCGTCGACCGCGCGCGCGACGTGCTGTCCGACCGGGGCATCGCGGCCCGCGCGGTGGAGTCGCTGACCGAGGCCCCCGACCCCGGGGTCGCGACGCTCGTGACCGGTGCGGTCGAGGCGGGGTTCCAGGTGCCGGAGGCGAAGCTCGCCGTCCTCACCGACAACGAGTTCTACGGCCGCACGATCGGCGGCGACCAGCGCGTGGTGAAGAAGCTCGCCTCGCGCCGGAAGAACGTGGTCGACCCCCTCCAGCTCAAGCAGGGCGACTTCGTGGTGCACGCCACGCACGGCATCGGCCGCTTCGTGGAGATGACGCAGCGCGAGGTCTCGACGGGCGGCCGCCACGCCGCGAAGTCCGTGCGCGACTACCTCGTGCTGGAGTACGCCCCGTCCAAGCGCGGCTACCCGGGTGACAAGCTCTTCGTGCCCACCGACCAGCTCGACCTGCTCTCCAAGTACGTCGGCGGTGAGGCCCCGACGCTGTCGAAGATGGGCGGCAGTGACTGGGCGCAGGCCAAGGGCAAGGCCCGCAAGGCCGTGCGCGACATCGCGGTCGAGCTCGTGAAGCTCTACTCCGCGCGCATGAGCGCCAAGGGGCACGCGTTCGGTCCGGACACCCCGTGGCAGCGCGAGCTGGAAGAGGCGTTCCCGTTCGCCGAGACCCATGACCAGCTGCAGACCATCGACGAGATCAAGGCCGACATGGAGCGGCCCATCCCGATGGACCGGCTGCTGTCGGGCGACGTCGGCTTCGGCAAGACCGAGGTCGCGGTGCGCGCGGCGTTCAAGGCCATCCAGGACGGCAAGCAGGTCGCGATGCTCGTGCCGACGACGCTGCTGGTGAAGCAGCACCTGGAGACGTTCACGGAGCGCTTCGCCGGCTTCCCGGTGAAGGTGCGGCCGCTGTCGCGCTTCCAGACCGACAAGGAGGCGAAGCTGACGCTGCAGGGCCTTCTCGACGGCACGGTCGACATGGTCATCGGCACGCACCGCATCCTCACCGATCAGGTGATGTTCAAGGACCTCGGCCTGATGATCATCGACGAGGAGCAGCGCTTCGGCGTGGAGCACAAGGACGCGCTGAAGAAGATGAAGACCAACGTCGACATCCTCGCCATGAGTGCGACCCCGATCCCGCGCACCCTGGAGATGGCGGTCACCGGCATCCGGGAGATGTCCACGCTCGCGACGCCGCCGGAGGACCGGCACCCGATCCTCTCGTTCGTCGGGCCGCGCAGCGACAAGCAGATCGCCGCCGCCATCCGGCGCGAGATCCTGCGCGAGGGCCAGGTGTTCTTCGTGCACAACCGCGTGCAGTCCATCCAGCGGATCGCGGCCCAGCTCGCCGAGCTCGTGCCGGAGGCGCGCATCGCGGTCGCGCACGGGCAGATGGGGGAGCATGCGCTGGAGCAGGTGGTCGACGACTTCTGGGAGCGCAAGTTCGACGTGCTCGTCTCGACCACCATCATCGAGACCGGCCTCGACATCTCCAACGCCAACACGATCATCATCGACCGCGCCGACAAGTACGGCCTGAGCCAGCTGCACCAGCTCCGCGGACGCGTGGGCCGCGGACGCGAGCGCGCCTACGCGTATTTCCTCTACGACGACCTGAAGCCGCTGAGCGAGACCGCGGCCGACCGCTTGCAGACCATCGCGGTCAACAACGACCTCGGCTCGGGCATGCAGGTGGCGCTGAAGGACCTGGAGCTGCGCGGGGCGGGCAACCTGCTCGGCGCGGAGCAGGCGGGGCACATCGCCGGCGTCGGCTTCGACCTGTACCTGCGCATGATCGGTGAGGCCGTCGCGACGTTCCGCGGCGAAGAGGTCGAGACGGGGCAGGAGCTGCGACTGGAGCTGCCGCTGGACGCGCGCATCCCCGAGGACTACATCGACAGTGAGCGCCTGCGCCTGGAGGCGTACCAGAAGCTGTCCGCCGCCTCGGCCGCGACCGCCAAGGACGATGCGATCGACCTCGTGCAGGAGGAGCTCATCGACCGCTACGGCACCCCGCCGGAAGAGGTCGCCGGGCTCTTCGCGATCGCGCGACTGCGCCGCAGGGCAGCCCGCGCCGGGCTCACCGATGTGGTGGCGATGGGGTCGAACCTCCGCATCGCGCCGGCGCGGCTGGAGGACTCCATCAAGGTGCGGCTGCAGCGGCTCTACCCGAAGGCGAAGCTCGTGGCCGGGGGAGAGGCGCTGGTGGTGCCGATGCCCACCGTCGCCGCGGCCGTCGGCGTCGGTGTGGAGCCGCTGCCCGACGCGCAGCTGCTGGAGTGGGTCGGCCAGCTGTTCACCGCGATCTTCCCGGAACCCGCCACGACCCCGTAG
- a CDS encoding gamma carbonic anhydrase family protein produces MLYEHLGARPRIHDTAVVAPTAVISGDVEVGPGCQVLHGAVITAEGGPITLGAHVIVMENALIRATAANAVHIGDHTLVGTLASIAGATVGEEVFFASGARIFNGALVGSRCEVRVNAIVHRRAVLPEGTVVPIGWVAVGDPVQLLSPDRADEIAAAQPELDFPGHVFGVDRDTPDLMVQLTERYGSSLARHADDRPVGP; encoded by the coding sequence ATGTTGTACGAGCACCTCGGGGCTCGCCCCCGCATCCATGACACCGCCGTCGTCGCCCCCACCGCCGTGATCTCCGGCGATGTGGAGGTCGGTCCGGGCTGCCAGGTGCTGCACGGCGCCGTGATCACCGCCGAGGGCGGCCCGATCACGCTCGGCGCACACGTGATCGTGATGGAGAACGCGCTGATCAGGGCGACCGCGGCGAACGCGGTGCACATCGGCGACCACACCCTCGTCGGCACGCTCGCGAGCATCGCCGGCGCGACCGTGGGCGAGGAGGTGTTCTTCGCCTCGGGCGCCCGCATCTTCAACGGTGCTCTGGTGGGCAGCCGCTGCGAGGTGCGCGTCAACGCGATCGTGCACCGGCGCGCGGTGCTGCCCGAGGGGACGGTCGTGCCGATCGGATGGGTCGCGGTCGGCGATCCGGTGCAGCTGCTCTCGCCGGACCGGGCGGACGAGATCGCGGCGGCGCAGCCCGAGCTCGACTTCCCCGGGCACGTGTTCGGGGTCGACCGGGACACCCCCGACCTCATGGTGCAGCTCACCGAGCGCTACGGGAGCTCCCTCGCGCGGCACGCCGACGACCGCCCCGTCGGTCCGTAG
- the gdhA gene encoding NADP-specific glutamate dehydrogenase yields MTVTTTADFHPLADSVQPVFDTVLSRSPHEPEFHQAVHEVLHSIAPVLERHPEYVDGGILERLVEPERQILFRVPWVDDAGKLQVNRGYRIQFSSVLGPYKGGLRFHPSVNLSIIKFLGFEQIFKNALTGQGIGGGKGGSDFDPHGKSDAEVMRFCQSFMNELYRHLGEHTDVPAGDIGVGGREIGFLFGQYRKVTNRHESGMFTGKGTGWGGAEVRTEATGYGAVFFAQEMLAVRGDSLAGKRVGISGSGNVALYAIQKAAQLGATAVTASDSSGYVVDDAGIDLDLLRQLKEVERARIVEYARRRPSARFVEGGSVWEVPVDIAVPSATQNEVSLADAEALIAGGVQAVSEGANMPCVPEAVEAFQRAGVLFAPGKAANAGGVATSALEMSQNASRQRWTFADSESKLREIMADIHGAAFDAAERYGVPGDYVAGANIAGFERVAAAMLAQGVI; encoded by the coding sequence GTGACCGTCACGACCACTGCCGACTTCCATCCGCTCGCCGACTCCGTGCAGCCCGTGTTCGACACGGTGCTCTCCCGCAGCCCGCACGAGCCGGAGTTCCACCAGGCCGTGCACGAGGTGCTGCACTCGATCGCCCCCGTGCTGGAGCGCCACCCGGAATACGTCGACGGCGGCATCCTCGAGCGCCTGGTCGAGCCCGAGCGGCAGATCCTGTTCCGCGTGCCGTGGGTCGACGACGCGGGGAAGCTGCAGGTCAACCGCGGCTACCGCATCCAGTTCTCCTCCGTGCTCGGCCCGTACAAGGGCGGACTGCGCTTCCACCCCTCGGTGAACCTGTCGATCATCAAGTTCCTCGGCTTCGAGCAGATCTTCAAGAACGCGCTCACCGGTCAGGGCATCGGCGGCGGCAAGGGCGGCTCCGACTTCGACCCGCACGGCAAGTCCGACGCGGAGGTCATGCGCTTCTGCCAGTCGTTCATGAACGAGCTGTACCGCCACCTCGGCGAGCACACCGACGTCCCCGCGGGCGACATCGGCGTGGGCGGCCGCGAGATCGGCTTCCTGTTCGGCCAGTACCGCAAGGTCACCAACCGCCACGAGTCGGGCATGTTCACCGGCAAGGGCACCGGCTGGGGTGGGGCCGAGGTACGCACGGAGGCCACCGGCTACGGCGCGGTGTTCTTCGCGCAGGAGATGCTCGCCGTCCGCGGCGACTCGCTGGCGGGCAAGCGCGTCGGCATCTCCGGCTCCGGCAACGTCGCCCTCTACGCGATCCAGAAGGCCGCGCAGCTCGGCGCGACCGCGGTCACCGCCTCCGACTCCTCCGGCTACGTCGTCGACGACGCCGGCATCGACCTCGACCTGCTGCGTCAGCTGAAGGAGGTCGAGCGCGCCCGCATCGTCGAGTACGCCCGCCGCCGCCCCAGCGCACGGTTCGTCGAGGGCGGCAGCGTGTGGGAGGTGCCGGTCGACATCGCCGTGCCGTCCGCCACGCAGAACGAGGTGAGCCTGGCCGACGCCGAGGCGCTGATCGCCGGTGGTGTGCAGGCGGTCTCCGAGGGCGCCAACATGCCGTGCGTGCCCGAGGCCGTCGAGGCGTTCCAGCGGGCGGGTGTGCTGTTCGCCCCCGGCAAGGCGGCCAACGCGGGCGGTGTGGCCACCTCCGCACTGGAGATGAGCCAGAACGCCTCGCGCCAGCGGTGGACCTTCGCCGACAGCGAGAGCAAGCTCCGTGAGATCATGGCGGATATCCACGGCGCCGCGTTCGACGCCGCGGAACGGTACGGGGTTCCCGGCGACTACGTCGCGGGGGCCAACATCGCAGGATTCGAGAGGGTCGCCGCTGCCATGCTCGCGCAGGGCGTCATCTGA